From the genome of Nitrosomonas sp. Is79A3:
TAAAACTATTTAATGGCCGGATCAATAAAGATCAGTCACACTGCTTTAGTGATCACGAATTGAACGCCTACGACCACTTATTCTGCGGCACGCACTTGGATCTGGTCATCAACGACATCGGAGCTGACTCCATCATCGCCAAAGGTTCTCATATGGCGATGGCAGACGTGTCTTCTCTCAAGGGATACTGGCGGCAACAGGATGAATATTTTGCCTCCAACCCAAGTCCCTTTCTGGATAATTTGTATGAATTGGGATTAAACCAACCAAAATCACGTAAATAATGCTCTTAGGGAATCGCTGAATTATTTGGAATGTATCATTCGGGCGAAAGCCGGAATCCGGAAGAATCAACGAACTGGGCACCGGCTTTCGCCGGTACGACGAATATTTCAGTAGTTCCTTAGGGAAACTCTGATTAAGTCCCAAAAACTTGTAAAATACGCGGTAGATTGTAACCACTGCAAGGGAATGCATTGATGAAACAATTAGTATTATCGATTCCATTATTTATCAAGAAACCGAAAGTAACTCGCCGGCAAAAGTTTCTCGAAGAAATGGAGCAAGTGGTTCCATGGGTAGACTGGACGCATCGGATCGCGCCGCACTATCCGGTAGCAGGTTTGGGACGCAAGCCATTTGCGTTGGAAGCGATGCTGCGGATTCATATGATGCAGCAATGGTTTGGTTATTCAGATCCGGCAATGGAAGAAGCGTTACATGATGTGCCGATGCTACGTGAATTTGCAGGACTAGATGCGGGAGAAGATGTTATGCCTGATGAGACGACGATCCTCAAGTTTCGCCACCTGCTGGAGAGGCATCACTTGGCACAAAGCCTGTTTGCTGAAACAACTGGGCGGTTAGCGCAACAGGGATTATTGCTGCGTCAGGGCACGATAGTTGACGCCACGCTGATAGCGGCTGCGCCATCGACCAAGAACCGGCAACGCAAACGTGATGGCGAGATGAGTTCGACTAAGAAAGGCAGCAACTATTACTTTGGATTAAAAGCACACATAGGCGTAGATGCCGATTCCGGCCTGGTGCATAGCCTGGAAATTACCACGGCCAAAGTGGCCGATGGCAACATGATTGATGCGCTGGTACATGGCGAAGAGGCAATTGTATTGGGTGATCGGGCTTATACTCGTAATGATCGCAATCTGGAAGCGCAACGACAGCCGGAAGAGCCGGTCTGGGGTATGCCATTCAAACGCAAGCGCGGTGAGGAATTGCCAGCAGAACATGTCGTGCTCAATCGTATGCTAGCTTCACTACGCGCAAAGGTTGAACATCCGTTTCGTATTGTCAAAAGACAATTTGGTTATACCAAAGTCCGTTACCGAGGATTGTTCAAGAATGCACAACAGCTTCATCTGTTGTTTGCTCTGGCTAATCTCTACCATGTTCGTAAGGTGTTAATGCCAACCACGGGATAATTCCGTCCAATACCCCTGAAAATCAGCCTCAGGGGACAGAATAGTATGCAATCTGCTAAGAATTACAGCTACAAATCGTACAATAATGCCTATATTAGCTACTTTGCCGATGGCTTTGTCGACAAAACTGGAATAAATAACTTAATCAGAGCTTCCTTAGTTTTTTGCCTGAAACTTTCTTTCTGAACCGGCAATTCATCCGCTTAGCCACGCCTTTGACAACGCATTGGACATTCAGTACATTTGCCCAATGACCAAAGTATTCATCAGCTACAGCCACGATTCCGACGAGCACCGCGAGTGGGTACTCCGTCTATCCGAGTGCCTGCGCCAGAATGGCATAGTAACGATCATTGACCGCGACTTTGAAAACAGCTCTCCACCGGAAGGCTGGCCACGCTGGATGTTGAATTCGCTGGATAAAGCAACGCATGTGTTGTGCATTTGCACCGGAATCTATTATCGCCGTTTCCGCGGATTCGAAGTTCCCGGAAAAGGTAAAGGGGTAGACTGGGAAGGCACTGTGATCACGCAAGCACTCTACGATGCGCGCAATGTTTCCAACAAATTCATCGCAGTGCTGCGTACTTCAACTGACGAACCGTTTATTCCGGAACCACTAAGGCCACGAACCCATTATGTGCTGAACACTGAAAACAGCTACCCGGCACTTTACAAGGTATTGCGGAATCAAAATGGCGTGAAACCGGGAATTGTTGATCAGTCAAAAACAAAACCGCCACGTACCCCGGAATATTTATTGGGTTTGTTGGATAGAAAGCCGCAATATGGACATTTTGACGATCATGTCCCCGAAAGGCGACACGTTAACGAAGGAAAGGCTTATGGATTTTGTATTTTCGGTCTCCGAAACGAATGGCCTAACGCGGTGCGGTTTACGCTGTCGCATTTGCTTGAAGAGCACAAGATCGCTAATCCCAAGAAGGCTCCGGACTTTGGTTTGCTGGAAACAAGGCTAAATCTAAGAAATAAAAGTACAGGAATTCAGCAAGCTGAGTTGGCATCAATAGGCGAAGCGTATTTATGGAAGCTTTTGGGGCACCGCTTGGATCGCAATCCTGAAAAACCGGATATTTTGAAGATGCTGCAGAGTAAAGAAGCATCGCATATTTTTTTCCGTGAATTGACTGCGGACGAGGTTAAAAATCATGCTTTCATCGCCGGATTGCTGCTAGCATGGTCTAAGCTCACATTCGGCACCAACTCTCCCGATCATTTCCTCTTGCTGATTTGCGAATCGGATTACTTGGGCGATTCAATGCTTGATCGGTTATTTCAGAAACAATCATCTTCGAGGTGGTATCGGGATTTGGAGAAACTGCTATCCCAACATGGGTTACAAAATTCGTTGTTGCCGGCACTCGGCCCACCGAACGTTGCCGAAGATGTCGAAGATTGGCTAAAAAACCGAGAAGAAATACCAGAACATTTACGCAGCACGATTCGAAAAATACTTTCCAAGCATTCAGCCATCCCGCTTGGAGATTTGAAAGAAAAAATATTCCCGTTATTACAAAACTACCAATCAACCCGAGAGTAACCCATCATGTCAATTTTTTTAGAACCGCACTATTACTTGGGACCCAACAACAAGCATCCTAAGCCGCAAAAATGGCGCGATCTACCCGGATTCAACCCCGATGATTTGACGCACCCGAAGGATTATTTGGCGCCGCAGGGATTAGTGACGGCCGTCAATGTGGCGCTAGAGCTGGGTATGCCGCTGTTGCTGACTGGCGAGCCGGGTTGCGGCAAGTCGCAACTGGCTTATAGCCTGGCATGGGAATTGGATCATCCGCAAAATCCGAATGATGCTTGGCAAAGACCGCTGGCTTTCACCGTCAAATCGGATACGCAAAGCCGCGATTTGTTTTATCACTTTGATACCTTGGGGCGATTCCGCGCCACCCGCAGGGATGGTGAAAACGACGATCCCCGGCGTTTCTTGCGTTTTGAAGCGCTTGGCATGGCGATCTTGCAAGCATTGGGAATAGACGCCGTCAGCAAGCTTGGATTGTACGATTGTCTTGATGTGTCGGGCGAATCGCAACCGGTTGCAGAACCACGGCGCTCGGTGGTGTTAATCGACGAAATCGACAAAGCGCCGCGCGAGGTGCCGAATGACATTTTGAACGAAATCGAACGCATGAGTTTTGATGTTCCGGAATTGTTCGAAACCGCGCGCAAGAAAACCACGATATCGCTGCAATCGGCAGCAATGCGTCCGATTGTGATCATCACCAGTAATCGCGAACGCGAATTGCCGGATGCTTTCCTGCGCCGCTGCGTGTATTACCACTTAGAATTGCCGGCTTTCCGCAGCAAACCCAGCAACAGCAACGGTTCTTCAATTGACGACAATGTCACCATCGAAGAGATTATCGAGAAACGGCTGGGCATCAAAATCCAAACGGAAGAGCACGTGCCGAATGCGCAGAAAAGCGTTTGGGCAGCCGGTATTTCTTTTTTCCATTATCTGCGTAACGAAGCCCGGCTGGAGATACAGCCCTCCATCGCGGAACTGCTGAATTGGATGCAACTACTGCAAAAGCGCGGCAAAGGGTTAGCAGAGACGCCGCATTTAACCAATACCGCATGGCTCGATGTGTTCACCACCAGCGCCAGTGTGACGTTGCTGAAACACAAAGAAGACCAGGAGCGTATCAAAAATTTGATCGACGGCTGGAAAGCGCAACCGGTATCCTAAGCTAAATCCGTGGATAGCCGCAAATTTTATTCCCGCATCGATGGATTGGGTGCGTTGCTGCGTGCCGAGGGTATGGCGCACGGCGTCGATGTTTGGATGTCGGTGGCTCGCCTATTGGAGCGTCTTGAACGACAAGGAAGATTGCCCCACGATGCGAGCGATCTTGCGCCGCTGCTGAGGCCCCTGTTTTGCCGCAATCCGCAAGATCAAGCACGTTTTCCGGTGTTGTTTGAACAATGGCTAAAAGGTGAAAGCCAATCATCCCTGGCAAAGGAAAACCGTATCAGCTCACCAGGCCGCAGTGCCTTCGTTGCAGCGCAAGAAGCCGCGCAAAAAACGCAAAAAATCTGGATCATGGGCGGCATCGCGCTGATCGTCTGCGTGATCGCCGTGTTGCTGGTCAAAGGACCGGATTGGTTTCTGCCAAAACCACCGCCGCCGCCGACCATAAAAATCCCTGAAAAACCGTCACAGCCGATTCCCCGACGCAAACCGCAACCGGCCACTGCAACCGTTGCCATCGTCGATCACATCGCGCCCCGGCCGCAACCGGAACCGGATTACGTGGGATTAGAATGGGAAAGTATCGTGCGCAATATCGGCTGGGCGTTGTTCGCATTGCCTTGGTTGCCGGTGCTGTTGATTTTGGCTTGGCGCTATCAACGCAACGCGGTTTTGCGCAAACAAACCGCATCGGTTGACGACCTGCTGCATCATTTTCGCTTTGATCGCTTACTGCAACCCTTTTTTGGCGGCGCCAAGGCCGAGCAGGCATTACGCGAATTGCACGCAGCGCGGCAGGTACCGACGAATCGCCTGCATATCACCGCCACCATCGAAGCCACCGCGCGCAACGGTGGTTTTTTCCAACCGGTGTACCGCAATCGCCGTGTTTCTCCTGAACACTTACTGCTGGTGCGCAGCCAGCATCGCAACGACCAGCAAGCGGCATTGGCGGAAGAACTGGAGAAGCGCTTTAAAGCACTCGGACTGCCAATCAACACTTATCGCTTTCGCGACGATCCGCGCTGGCTGGTGCGCTGGCATGACGACGACAGCAAAGCTAGCTACTACCAACTGCAGCAACTGGTGGCGCGGCACGAAGCCGCACGTTTACTGATCATCAGCGAAACAGCGATTCTGTTTCATCCATATAGCGGGGAGATTCGCACCTGGCTCGATGATTTGTCGCCTTGGCAGGACAAAGTTTGGCTGCACCCGCGCGATGCCGGTACCGCACACGCAGCACTATTGGCGCAGCACCACTTTCTGATGCTGCCGCTGGCGCAAGACAACCTGCCGCAACTGGTCGAGCATCTGACCACGCCGCAACCGCACAAGCTGATGTTACAAAAAACGGATCCATCGCCGCTGCCCGCGCTGATCGCTGCCGAACCCGATGCCTGGCTCGGTGAGCGCCCGCCTTATGGTGCGAATCTTGACTTGCTGGTGCAGCAATTGGAGCAATTCCTGCATGCCGATGGTTTGCGTCTGTTGCGCGCAGTGGCGGTATTTCCAAAGCCGCACTGGGCGTTGACACGCGCGTTGGATTATTTGCTATTTGAAAACTTAAGTACAGCCGATCCGCTACCGCAGCGCGAACAGCGGCTGGCGCGCTTGAGCCGCTTGCCGTGGTTGACGCATGCGCATTTGCCGGATTGGCTGCGGGAATACCTCCTACTCGGCATGGACCGTGACGAAAGGCAACAAATAGCCACTGCCTGGCAGCGCTTATTCAACCGTCTGACCGATAAGGACAGCCCCAATTCGCTGAGCCTTGAAGTCAGAACACCGCCTAAGCTGCAACTTAAACTAAAGCTCGATGACTTGCGCGCACTCTCTCAGGACGATGCGATCAACGACCCGATTTTTGCCAATATCCTGCTGGGCGGAAAACTGGGCTTGTTGGATTTCCGTATTCCACAAGCTCTGGCTAAGCTGCTGCCTAAAACCAATCAATCGCTGATTCTGCGCCCGGCCTTAATCCTGCTGTTTTGGGTGCTGCTCGGCACCGGTACGTTATACGCGGCCTGGCATTACGTTGGCCAGCACGCATTCATCGACTATCAACGCAACCAAATGGCGCAGGAAAATGCCCAATGGCGCGTCACGCTCAACCACCGCGAAGATACGCAAGTACTGATGGAAGCGCTGCAAAGCAAGCTGAAAACCGCTCAATTTCCCGTATCCATCGGATCGGATACCCTCAATGCCACGACGATCAACACCATCCATTTTGCGCGCGGCGGGCAGGCTGCTGCCGTACGGATTACACGCAGTCTGGCTTGGCTGACGTATGGCGCAGCGATCAACGTGATGGCGTCAACAGACTTATCCGCAGGTACTATTCAAGTACAGCTTAACCGCACGTATCAACACGGTGCAGGATTTAATGATGAGTTGCGCGCAGCACAAGAATCCCGGCTTCCGTTTGAGCCAGAAATGGTGCGTATCCCACCCGGAAAATTCCTAATGGGTTCGCCTAAAACCGAAGCTGGTCGAAGTTCTAACGAAGATCCGCAACACGAAGTCACCATCACCTACGCTTTTGAAATCAGCAAATATGAAGTCACATTTGACGAATACGATGCGTTTGCCAACGCCACCAAGCGGCAATTACCCAGTGGTGGTGGTTGGGGGCGCGGCAAACGCCCGGTAATCAATGTGAGCTTTAACGACGCGCAAGCCTATGTTAAATGGTTGTCGGACAAAACCGGTAAGCAATACCGCCTGCCAACGGAAGCCGAATGGGAATATGCCGCACGGGCTGGAAGCGAAACGGCATACTGGTGGGGTAATGACGTCGGCAAAATCTATGCAAACTGCGCTGGTTGCGGCAGTGAATGGGATGGTAAACAGACTGCACCAGCGGATTCATTTAACCCCAATGCATTCGGCCTGCATAACACGGCAGGTAACGTGTGGGAATGGGTGGAGGATTGCTGGCATGAGAATTATCAAGGCGCGCCAGCAGATGGCTCGGCGTGGAAGGAAGCCAATGGCGGGGATTGTAATCGCCGGGTGGTTCGGGGCGGTTCGTGGAGCATCGGTCCACTGAACTTGCGATCGGCTAACCGTAACCGGAACTTCACCGTTGCTGCCAACTTCAGTTTGGGTTTTCGCATCGCCAGGGCTTTTTGATGGTTTGTTCTTTGTGATTTGTGGTTTTATGGTTTTTGTAGGATGGATTAGCGCAGCGTAATCCGTCATAGATTTGGTTTCGTGCTCCGCTGCTTGGTGCATTGCGCTATGCGGAATAGCACCCTAATTTTTGGGTTTGCTGTCATTCCGAACGCAGAGAGGAATCTTTTGCGGTGGCGCAAGATTTCTCCCTTTGGTCGAAATGACACAATGGGGTCTTTTGATGTTTGCGGGTTGTTTAGCTTTATGTAGGACGAATAAGCGGAGCGTTATCCGTCATAACCATTTTTGGTTACTTTGTTGGTTGCGTTTTAAGCGATAGGACGGTTTTTTATGACATTGAACAGAGAAATGGTGCATTGCACTTCGCTGAATGCACCCTACGATGCTTACCAGCCAAAGAATTTGCTGTGTTCGGCCAGGGGCAGCTCGGTGTTAC
Proteins encoded in this window:
- a CDS encoding IS5 family transposase; amino-acid sequence: MKQLVLSIPLFIKKPKVTRRQKFLEEMEQVVPWVDWTHRIAPHYPVAGLGRKPFALEAMLRIHMMQQWFGYSDPAMEEALHDVPMLREFAGLDAGEDVMPDETTILKFRHLLERHHLAQSLFAETTGRLAQQGLLLRQGTIVDATLIAAAPSTKNRQRKRDGEMSSTKKGSNYYFGLKAHIGVDADSGLVHSLEITTAKVADGNMIDALVHGEEAIVLGDRAYTRNDRNLEAQRQPEEPVWGMPFKRKRGEELPAEHVVLNRMLASLRAKVEHPFRIVKRQFGYTKVRYRGLFKNAQQLHLLFALANLYHVRKVLMPTTG
- a CDS encoding toll/interleukin-1 receptor domain-containing protein, translated to MTKVFISYSHDSDEHREWVLRLSECLRQNGIVTIIDRDFENSSPPEGWPRWMLNSLDKATHVLCICTGIYYRRFRGFEVPGKGKGVDWEGTVITQALYDARNVSNKFIAVLRTSTDEPFIPEPLRPRTHYVLNTENSYPALYKVLRNQNGVKPGIVDQSKTKPPRTPEYLLGLLDRKPQYGHFDDHVPERRHVNEGKAYGFCIFGLRNEWPNAVRFTLSHLLEEHKIANPKKAPDFGLLETRLNLRNKSTGIQQAELASIGEAYLWKLLGHRLDRNPEKPDILKMLQSKEASHIFFRELTADEVKNHAFIAGLLLAWSKLTFGTNSPDHFLLLICESDYLGDSMLDRLFQKQSSSRWYRDLEKLLSQHGLQNSLLPALGPPNVAEDVEDWLKNREEIPEHLRSTIRKILSKHSAIPLGDLKEKIFPLLQNYQSTRE
- a CDS encoding MoxR family ATPase, whose protein sequence is MSIFLEPHYYLGPNNKHPKPQKWRDLPGFNPDDLTHPKDYLAPQGLVTAVNVALELGMPLLLTGEPGCGKSQLAYSLAWELDHPQNPNDAWQRPLAFTVKSDTQSRDLFYHFDTLGRFRATRRDGENDDPRRFLRFEALGMAILQALGIDAVSKLGLYDCLDVSGESQPVAEPRRSVVLIDEIDKAPREVPNDILNEIERMSFDVPELFETARKKTTISLQSAAMRPIVIITSNRERELPDAFLRRCVYYHLELPAFRSKPSNSNGSSIDDNVTIEEIIEKRLGIKIQTEEHVPNAQKSVWAAGISFFHYLRNEARLEIQPSIAELLNWMQLLQKRGKGLAETPHLTNTAWLDVFTTSASVTLLKHKEDQERIKNLIDGWKAQPVS
- a CDS encoding formylglycine-generating enzyme family protein, coding for MDSRKFYSRIDGLGALLRAEGMAHGVDVWMSVARLLERLERQGRLPHDASDLAPLLRPLFCRNPQDQARFPVLFEQWLKGESQSSLAKENRISSPGRSAFVAAQEAAQKTQKIWIMGGIALIVCVIAVLLVKGPDWFLPKPPPPPTIKIPEKPSQPIPRRKPQPATATVAIVDHIAPRPQPEPDYVGLEWESIVRNIGWALFALPWLPVLLILAWRYQRNAVLRKQTASVDDLLHHFRFDRLLQPFFGGAKAEQALRELHAARQVPTNRLHITATIEATARNGGFFQPVYRNRRVSPEHLLLVRSQHRNDQQAALAEELEKRFKALGLPINTYRFRDDPRWLVRWHDDDSKASYYQLQQLVARHEAARLLIISETAILFHPYSGEIRTWLDDLSPWQDKVWLHPRDAGTAHAALLAQHHFLMLPLAQDNLPQLVEHLTTPQPHKLMLQKTDPSPLPALIAAEPDAWLGERPPYGANLDLLVQQLEQFLHADGLRLLRAVAVFPKPHWALTRALDYLLFENLSTADPLPQREQRLARLSRLPWLTHAHLPDWLREYLLLGMDRDERQQIATAWQRLFNRLTDKDSPNSLSLEVRTPPKLQLKLKLDDLRALSQDDAINDPIFANILLGGKLGLLDFRIPQALAKLLPKTNQSLILRPALILLFWVLLGTGTLYAAWHYVGQHAFIDYQRNQMAQENAQWRVTLNHREDTQVLMEALQSKLKTAQFPVSIGSDTLNATTINTIHFARGGQAAAVRITRSLAWLTYGAAINVMASTDLSAGTIQVQLNRTYQHGAGFNDELRAAQESRLPFEPEMVRIPPGKFLMGSPKTEAGRSSNEDPQHEVTITYAFEISKYEVTFDEYDAFANATKRQLPSGGGWGRGKRPVINVSFNDAQAYVKWLSDKTGKQYRLPTEAEWEYAARAGSETAYWWGNDVGKIYANCAGCGSEWDGKQTAPADSFNPNAFGLHNTAGNVWEWVEDCWHENYQGAPADGSAWKEANGGDCNRRVVRGGSWSIGPLNLRSANRNRNFTVAANFSLGFRIARAF